In [Clostridium] cellulosi, one genomic interval encodes:
- a CDS encoding hypothetical protein (Family membership) → MLKNIDFESVIPLEKTVAYQKGQIVSKTIAQNDAVSLTLFAFDKGEEISTHSSSGDAMVYILDGKAQITIDGKKYDVQKGETIVMPAGKPHALFATEQFKMFLIVVFPS, encoded by the coding sequence ATGCTTAAGAATATTGACTTTGAGAGCGTTATTCCGCTTGAAAAAACGGTCGCGTATCAAAAAGGCCAGATTGTCAGCAAGACGATAGCGCAGAATGACGCTGTAAGTTTAACACTGTTTGCGTTCGACAAGGGTGAGGAGATAAGCACCCATTCATCGAGCGGGGACGCAATGGTTTATATCCTTGACGGAAAGGCTCAAATCACAATCGACGGCAAGAAATACGATGTTCAAAAAGGCGAGACGATTGTAATGCCTGCGGGCAAGCCCCATGCGCTGTTTGCGACAGAACAGTTCAAGATGTTCCTTATCGTTGTTTTCCCATCATAA
- a CDS encoding cyanophycinase (High confidence in function and specificity): MEEVSKGYLIIIGGAEDKNGDSEILRQAKQMMDDSDWLTVLTTATEKPQEVGKDYAKVFERLGIKKINVLNINTRDDAENERNCEIIKKSRCLFMTGGDQLRITSILGGTRAGREIIELYKNGGIIMGTSAGASVMSSTMIVQGNDNEPARKCTLKMAPGLGLFDGAIIDQHFDQRGRFGRLLCGVCENPDVLGIGIDENTAIKLFPDNHFEIIGSNAVTIIDGKTIKSSNVSELKPDEILAITGVTVHVLPKGYGFDLNERKVLRLKNGD; the protein is encoded by the coding sequence ATGGAGGAAGTGTCAAAAGGTTATCTAATAATAATCGGAGGCGCCGAAGACAAAAACGGCGACAGTGAAATCTTGCGGCAGGCAAAACAAATGATGGACGACAGCGATTGGTTGACGGTTTTGACGACAGCGACGGAAAAGCCGCAGGAAGTTGGAAAAGATTATGCAAAGGTTTTTGAAAGGCTCGGCATAAAAAAGATCAATGTGCTCAATATCAATACCCGCGATGATGCCGAGAATGAAAGAAACTGTGAAATAATAAAGAAATCCCGCTGCCTTTTTATGACCGGCGGCGACCAGCTGAGGATCACCAGTATTCTCGGCGGGACCAGAGCCGGCAGAGAAATTATAGAGCTTTATAAAAACGGCGGCATAATAATGGGCACGAGTGCCGGCGCCTCGGTGATGAGTTCGACGATGATCGTTCAGGGCAACGACAACGAACCGGCCAGAAAATGCACCTTAAAGATGGCTCCGGGACTGGGACTTTTTGACGGAGCAATAATAGACCAGCACTTTGACCAGAGAGGGAGGTTTGGGCGGCTTTTGTGCGGTGTCTGCGAGAATCCAGACGTGCTCGGGATCGGCATAGATGAGAACACCGCGATAAAGCTGTTCCCAGACAATCACTTTGAGATAATCGGCAGCAATGCTGTAACGATTATCGACGGCAAGACAATAAAAAGTTCCAACGTTTCAGAGCTTAAACCTGATGAAATTCTGGCAATCACAGGCGTTACGGTACATGTCCTGCCAAAGGGATATGGCTTTGATCTCAATGAAAGAAAGGTTCTGCGTCTTAAGAATGGAGACTGA
- a CDS encoding isoaspartyl dipeptidase IadA (High confidence in function and specificity): protein MTLLKNINCSFPQGERLSDMLICGDKIAKIRPCGEIEMQGIVDEVVDCEGKRAFPGIIDQHVHITGGGGEQGFSSRVSRIDIRDILKSGVTTVCGLLGADGVTRNLTDLYATAKSLEAEGITAFIYSGSYAMPPLTITESITKDLVLIDKVIGAGEIAISDHRSSQPSPQELAKLASQVHLGGMLSGKAGVMHIHVGDGKGGLKPIIDTVKQYDLPVNMFVPTHLNRSPELFGEAMEFCRAGGNTDFTAGETVGVPVPKAVKKFYDSGLPMANVTVSSDANGSIPGGGASKIQVIYDDIWHMIMEEGLPPNLVFSFVTENVAKRLKLYPKKGALKEGSDADILIVDKNYNVDKLYCMGILKIDGGRLAYSNSARD, encoded by the coding sequence ATGACGTTATTAAAGAATATAAACTGTAGCTTTCCGCAGGGCGAAAGACTTAGTGATATGCTGATCTGCGGGGATAAAATCGCTAAGATACGCCCCTGCGGTGAAATTGAAATGCAGGGGATTGTCGATGAAGTTGTCGACTGTGAGGGCAAAAGGGCATTCCCCGGCATAATCGACCAACACGTCCATATAACGGGCGGCGGCGGTGAGCAGGGCTTTTCGAGCAGGGTATCGAGAATAGATATACGAGATATACTTAAGTCAGGGGTAACTACCGTATGTGGGCTGCTCGGCGCCGACGGGGTTACGAGAAATCTGACGGACCTGTACGCCACCGCAAAGTCCCTTGAGGCGGAGGGCATAACGGCGTTTATCTATTCCGGAAGTTATGCCATGCCGCCGCTGACAATTACAGAAAGCATAACAAAAGACCTTGTCCTCATCGACAAGGTTATCGGCGCGGGGGAGATAGCGATTTCAGACCACCGCTCATCCCAACCTTCGCCCCAAGAACTGGCAAAGCTCGCGTCACAGGTTCACCTCGGGGGCATGCTGTCGGGGAAGGCCGGCGTCATGCACATTCATGTCGGAGACGGCAAAGGCGGCCTAAAACCGATAATAGACACCGTTAAGCAATACGATTTGCCGGTTAATATGTTTGTGCCGACCCACCTAAACCGAAGCCCGGAGCTTTTCGGGGAGGCTATGGAGTTTTGCAGAGCGGGCGGCAATACGGATTTTACAGCCGGTGAAACAGTTGGGGTTCCAGTGCCGAAAGCGGTCAAGAAATTCTATGATTCCGGGCTGCCGATGGCTAATGTAACAGTAAGCTCCGACGCAAACGGCAGCATACCCGGCGGCGGGGCAAGCAAAATTCAAGTCATATACGACGATATATGGCACATGATAATGGAGGAAGGGCTGCCGCCCAACCTTGTTTTCAGCTTTGTGACTGAAAACGTGGCAAAGCGCCTGAAACTTTACCCGAAAAAGGGCGCTTTGAAAGAGGGCAGCGACGCTGACATACTTATAGTTGACAAAAATTATAATGTAGACAAGCTATACTGCATGGGAATATTAAAGATTGACGGGGGAAGGCTTGCTTACAGCAATTCCGCAAGAGACTGA